ATAATATTCCTCCACAAGACCTTTGTCTGCCAATGCCTTGAAATGAGAGCTTCCAAAATAGCCGTCTTCAAACAATTCGGCTTTTTTAATATGAAGATCAGGGTTTTCAGTCTGCTTTTCTAAAATTAAAAGGAACAGATCTTTTTGCTTAGGAGCCTTATTCAGCTTTAAAAGAATTTCTGTAAGATTCTGATTGTTTAAAACACTATCATTAATTCTTACATAAGCTACTTCTTTCGCCTTATATTTTTCGGCAATTTTCTCATCAATCTCAATATACTGCAGATCGATCAGAGAATTGATGGTTTTAATAATTTCTTTCTTGGGAATAAATGCTTCAATATCTGTAAGATTGACCAATTGTCTTACTTCCAGCGCCTGAACCAAGTACATTTCATTGACATCCAGGTTTTCAAAGTCAATAACTACACCGGGTTTTAATTTTAAATACGTTTCGCTCTCCAGTTTTAAGGAAGATGGAAAAGCTAACCTGTAAATCTCTCCGAGGTTACACAGATAATAATCGGAAAGCCAGTTCCAGAAACGAATTTGTTCTTCCGGAAGAATAGGTCTTTCATCCAAAATACTGATGACATCCTTCGCCACAAAGTTATCCGGAGCATTATCATGAAGTTCAAAAACAATTCCCGTATAGATCTTTTTTCCTCCAAATGGTACCAGAACCCTCATTCCTAATTGAATTTCAGGCATTAGTTCTTCTGGAACCTTATAGGTGAAGGATCCTTTTAAATTAAGTGGTAAAACAATTTGAGCGTATTGCAAGGGAAATATTTAAAGTGTAAAATTAGATGTTTCTGAAGAGAACTGCAATTTTTTGTTAATGATTACGCCTATTTTGTATTATCTTTATTCACCATTTTTTTCATGGAAAATTACATTTTATTATTTTTGATAGGACTTATAGCTGGTGCTTTGAATGCGGCAGCTGGTGGTGGATCATTCATTACTTTTCCAGCTTTTATCTATGCAGGCGTTCCTCCGATTCAGGCTAATGCATCCAGTACTGTAGCATTATTTCCTGGTAGTTTAGCCAGTGCCTGGAAGTTCAAAGAGTATATTCAGCCTTTTCCCAATATTTCAATAACGACAATGATTATTTTTACTCTTTTGGGGGGATGTGCAGGAGGCTTTCTTCTTTTATATACTCCATCAGCAGATTTTAAGCTAATAGTTCCATGGCTTCTTTTATTAGGTTCTCTCGCATTTGCATTTGGAAAACAAGCCGGTAACTGGCTTAGAAAAAGAATTAAGATTGGTTCCGGATTAGTTTTAGGTGCTCAGTTTATTTTAGGAATATATGGCGGTTATTTTGGTGGTGCAGTAGGAATTATGATGATGGCTGTATGGGCATTATTCGGCTTATCAGACATCAAAATCATCAATGCTAATAAAACACTTTTTACAGGAATAGCTAATGCTGCAGCAGTTATTTTATTTATTTCAGCGGGTAAAATATATTGGCCGGAAACCTGTACCATGATGGTTGCTACAATTTTAGGCGGTTATTTTGGTGCTCATTTCACCAAAAAACTTGATCCGGTAAAGTTAAGAACCGGAATTATATTCTTCAATTTTCTGATTACCTTCGTTTTCTTTATTAAAACTTTTTCTTAGTAGAAACCTATATTTAGAATATAATATCTATTATCTCATACCACATTGCAGAGGTAAAAAACCCTACAATAATACTGACTCCGATAATCAGGTTGGTTAGCTTTGTATTCAGCCTGAACTGTTCTGCAATGATACTTGAAGTCACTAATGTTGGCATGGCTGCTTCGAATATGGTAATTTTTGCGACATCTCCTTTTATTCCTAACAATAAAGCCATTCCCAATACAATTGCAGGTGCCAGAATTAATTTATATAACATGGAAGCTGACATCTGAGGAATAAGCTTTTTCCAGCCATTAAATTTCAATTGTAATCCAACTGAGAACAGAGCTAACGGGCTTACAGTAGCGGCTAATTTATCAAAAAGAGGTTCTGCAACAGTTAAATCTATAAATTGAGATAATACCAATGCTGAAATACAGCCTATTAATGGTGGAAATGTAATCAGACGCTTCAGAATAAATACGGCGTTTACTCTTCCGGACTTACTTCCTCCTTTCACAGCTGCAATAATTCCCAACGTTGAAAGGGCAAAAAACATCGTTTGGTCGCAAATAATCGCGATACTCAAAAGACCTTCCCCATAAAAAGCACTGATCAAAGGAAATCCGATAAAAGAAGTATTGCTATAACCGCTGGCCAACTCCAACGTGCTTCTTGACCGCCTTGAATATCCTCTACTTTTACTGTAAAACATTACATAAAAGAAACAAAATACAGACACTAAGAAAGTGGCTGCAATCGGAAAAAGCATTTCCGTTGTCCATTGTACTTTCGGCAGGTATTTGAATGAAACTGCCGGTAGAGCAAGATAAAGAATCCAGGTATTGATCCCCTTGTGGGCATCCGGGTGGATAGATTTTGTTGCTTTGAATATCATTCCTGCAATAATGCACACTGCAATCAGAACAAAATTTACCATAACTATAAAGAAATATGCTGCAAAGTTACGGCTGATTTCTGAGTTGGGAATAGGAAAATTTATATTTTTTTGAGTAAGAGTTCGATTGAAAACAACATTAATTAGATAAATAGCTTAGTTTTTCTAAACGTTATAGGTTTTTGAAACCCATAACGTTTTGGTACTGTTAAATAACTTCTTCATTAATTTTCAAAAATTTCAAACAAACTCATCACCTCAACCTTATCCAAAGATTTCGAAAGGGTAATTCTTTTTGATGTCACAGGTAACAGATCAAAGAAGTTATCACTGAAATGAGTATCTCCGATCAGGTATACGTCCTTTGCCAAAACATCTGTTGATACTTCAATTTCTGTTGGCGATATTTTTTTAATGGTGATATTAGGTTTTGAGAGTTTCAAATCTTTAGGTTTAGCAGGAAAGAAAAGCTTTTCAAATTTCACATCTTCACTATCTAAACTTATTTTCAAAACAGCTTTCGATACATCAAATTTTGCCAGATCAGCTTTGTTAATACTCAAAATTTTCTCACTCACATCAGCTTTCAACTCTTTATTAATATTAGATTTCCATAGCTGTTTTCCTTCAAAATCAATGAGCTCAAATTTTATATCAGCTTTTATCTCTTTCAATACATCACTAATCAGATAGATTTCATAAGCTTTACTATTTTCAGCAACAGAAATCAGTACAGGCTCAAAACTTCTTTTTGTCTGATAGTGAAAAGCCTTCCAATTTCCTAAATAATCAATGGACGACCATGAAACTACCGGCCAGCAGTCATTAAGCTGCCAGTACAATGTTCCCATATTATAAGGTTTTGCTCTACGATGAGCTTCTATTGCAATCTGCATTCCTCTCGCCTGTAGCAGTTGGGATACATAATTATACTTCACAAAACCTGTGGGTATTGCATAGTCCCGTCCCATATATTTATTAATAATCTCCCAGCCTCTTGCATGTTTTTCATGGGCTTTAATAGTGGGATTTTGTAAGTCCAGATCAGCAACTCCTGAAAACATTGACTTTGTGGTAGCTAAAGTTGGCATTCCCTGAAAACCATATTCAGACATAAAGCGGCCTACTTTTTCATGATACATTTCGAAAGGCTGTTCACCCCACCAAACACCCCAATAATGAGAGTCTCCTTCTGTAAGGCTTTCTTTATGTCCCCATCCGATAGATGGTGAGCTTGGCCAATACAGATTTTTATCCGGCGTAAGGCTTTGTTTCAATGTATTAGGAATAACTTCATGAAACAGCTTTTTATAATCTTTCCAGACCTGCAAAGAATCTGCTTTTGAGTATTTAAACTGTTTCTGATATCCCCAATTGACAATCGCTTCATCAATTTCATTATTTCCACACCATAAGGCAATGGATGGATGGTTTTGCAGTCTGTTGACCTGATCTTTCACTTCTTCTTTTACATTCTCCAGAAATTCATTATCTGCCGGATAAAAACTTCCTGCAAACATAAAATCCTGCCACACCAAAATTCCGTTTTCATCACAGGCTTTGTAGAATTCTTCATCTTCATAGATCCCACCGCCCCAGATCCGGATCATATTCATATTGGCTTCTTTGGCAGCCTTAATTAATTTTTGATATTTTTCCTTCGTAATCCTTGGAGAGAAACTGTCTGCAGGTATCCAGTTTGTTCCTTTGATGTATAATGGGTTTCCATTAACTTTAAAATAAAAAGATTTACCCTTTTCATCTTTCTCCTGAATAAGTTCAATATCTCTCAAACCATACGTAACATTGATATCTCTAATAATTCGCCCTCCTTTCTTGTATAAGGAAATCTTTGTAGTATATACAGTAGGCTTTCCTCTTCCATTAGGCTCCCATCTCTTCGGATTTTTGATATTATAAGGAAGTCTAATTGTATTAAAACCTTTATTAAGATGAAATTTATGCATTCCTCTATTTAAGTTAAACCACGTAAAGTACTCCCCCTCTTCTTCAGCGAAAATGTTCATATTAAATGATACCTGAGCCAATGAATCAGTAAGTGACTTTTGCTCAACCTGAATATGATTAACTTTTGCGTTTCTCCAAAACTCCAGTTTTACATCCTTCCAGATTCCTGCTGTTACTAATCTTGGACCCCAATCCCAGCCAAACTGATATTGTGCTTTTCTTACAAAGCTTCGTGGCGATTCCGGCATGGTAAACGGAACCTTTTTTGCCCGTTCTTTTCCTTCATTGACCGCAGATTTAAACTTTACCTGTAACAGATTTGTTCCCTGCTTCAAATATTCTTTCACTGGAATCTCCCAAATCCTGAACATATTATCTGTTTTCTTCAGTAGTTTCCCATTAAGATAAATGTCAGAAAATGTATCTAATCCGTTAAAAACAAGATCAATATTGTCGTAATCAAAATCCTTGAATGATATATCAAAATTAGTCTGATAATCCCAATCTTCATTTTCTACCCATTGAACCTTCTTTTCATTTTCATCCTTGAAAGGATCCGGAATAAGCTTATTCGCCATCAGATCCAGATGAACAGTTCCTGGAACCTTAGCCGGAAACCAGTTTTTATCTTTTGAATTTTTGAACTGCCAGTTTTCAGAGGACAGGCTTCTTTCCGAATACTGAGCAAAAAGAATATTCTGAATAAAAAGGAAAGCAAAAAGTAAAGTTTTACGCATCAATGATTTTGTTTACAATTCTATGGATTCCGTGTTTAATAAGTTCACTATTGAAATTAATAAGAAGTCCGAGTTTTATATTAGTTTGTTTTAAATAAGTCAACACCTGAGCATTGAAAATAGGATGCAGTTCCAAGACAGCCTTAACTTCGATGATTACTTTATCTTCTACAATCAAATCAATTTTATATGCATTTTCTATCGAGATTTCCTTGTATTGAAGTGATAAAGCAACTTGTTGTTTAACATTAAAACCTAAGGTTCTTAATTCGTAAGCTAATGCTGTTTCATAAGCGTTTTCTAGTAGCCCAACACCTAAGTTTTTATGGACTTCTATAGCGGCGCCTATTATTTTGTAAGATAATTCGTTTTCGGTCATTTGTGTTTGTATATTTTTTTAAACGCAAAGTTTTTATTTTGCGTACGCATTATCTTTAAGGGAGCTAAGAAAGAATCGATTTGCAATCGATTATGATGAAGCGGATGTTATCTATCTGCTTATTTAGCGACTTTGTCGCCTTACTTTGCTTCCTTAAAAATATATTAATAAGACTTTGCGTCTAAATTAATTCTAATATCGTATACTTTTCAAATAAACTTCCTCTTATAGTAGGCTATTTATGTACATTTTCTAATAATCCTACATCTTATTTCTTAGGAACCTCTATAGCTGCTCCTATTATTTTGTAAGATAATTTATTCTCGGTCATTTGTGTTTGTATATTTTTTTAAACGCAAAGTTTTTATTTACAGTACGCATTATCTTTAAGGGAGCTAAGAAAGAATCGATTTGCAATCGATTATGATGAAGCGGATGTTATCTATCTGCTTATTTAGCGGCTTTGCCGCCTTACTTTACTTCCTTAAAACATAATACACTATTAGATAAAACTTTGCGTCTAAATTAATTCTAATATCGTATACTTTTCAAATAAACTTCCTCTTATAGTAGGCTATTTATATACATTTTCTAATAATCCTACATCTTATTTCTTAGGAACCTCTATAGCTGCTCCTATTATTTTGTAAAATAATTTATTCTCGGTCATTTGTGTTTGTATATTTTTTTAAACGCAAAGTTTTATTTTGCGTACGTATTCCTTTTAAGTGGGCTAAGAGGGAATCGATTTGCAATCGATTATGATGAAGCGGATATTATCCATCTGCTTATTTAGCGGCTTTGCCGCCTTACTTTGCTTCCTTAAAACATAATACACTATTAGATAAAACTTTGCGTTTAAATATATTTTCAATATTATCTACTTTTCAAAAAATAATCTCCCAAAAAACTAATAGTAGTTTTGTCATTCCGAGGGACGGAGGAATCCAGATTCTTCGCTATGCTCAGAATGACAAATTAGATATTTAGTGATTATTTATTCTTCAAAGCAATCACCTCATCAGGATTAGCAAAAGATCCTCCATCAGTAATCGCTGAAGAGTGGAAGTAACCGGCTTTTGTAGCTTGTCTTATCTCCTCAATATTTGAGGAACGAAGACCACCGCCTACAAGAATTTCAATTCTTCCATTGGAAAGGGTAACTAATTTTTTCAGGTTTTCTTTTCCTTCTGAAACATTAGGCTTCTGCCCTGATGTGAGAATGGTTGTAAAACCACATTCAATGACTTTTTCCAAAGATTCTTCCAGGCCTTTTGCCCTGTCGAAGGCCCGATGGAATGTACAAGGAAGTGGTGAAGCCAATTCAATCAAAGCTTTATTCTGTGCCTTATTCACCTCATCATTTTCATCCAGAATACCGAATACGAAACCATCAATATTCAATGATTTCAATGCGGTTAAGTCGGTCTTCATCTGCTCAAATTCATTATCCGAATAAGTAAAATCACCTCCTCTGGGACGGATCATCACAAAGATTGGAATATTTATTTTCTCTCTTAATTTTTTTGTAGATTCAAAATCGGGAGTTGTTCCTCCTTCACTTAATCCTGAACAAAGTTCTATTCTATCAGCTCCATTTTCAAAAGCAATCATTGCTGATTCAGGATTAAAACATGCTATTTCTATTTTTGACATCGTCTTTTTTATCTTTTAATTAAATTCGGGAATATCTTGCAGTACATCGGCTATCAAAAAAGAATCCTTATCTTTTCTAACTTTAACTTTTACAGGATATATAGCTTTTAATGCTTTATCATTAAGAACAACATCAAACAAGTAGCTGTTATCATTTTCAGAGATCAACTGGCATTTTGTTACCTGCACTTTATCCCAATCCTGGCCTGCGATTAAGAATCCAACTCCTATGCCCGCCTTTTTAGTATCGAACTTCCCTTTCCATTTGTCATTGAATTCTTTTTCTGTAAGACTTCCATCTACATCCATATCAACACTCATCGCATCACCTTTATAATCGTAATACTCTTTGGTGGTTATTTTCTGCATATTCTTATCCAGGTTACCAAGATCTGACTTAAAGTACTCTTCAATACTTTTTTCCAGCCATTTTTTCGCTTCTTCTGCTTCATTAGTTTGAGCCTTCGTATGCAGTACCACTTTTTCTTTCACTTCAGGTTCTGGTTGGGTTGCAATTGCTTCTTTCTTTTCTTCTTTACATCCTATTATTAAAAATAATGAAGCGATGATCGTTCTTTTCATATTCTATTGGTCTATTTTTTGGCAATGCCGCTTATATTTAGTTTATATGTATTGGTTTATATGCAGATACAGGTAAATTAAAGATTTCCTGCTTTCTTAACCATGAATACAAGAATAATTCATTAGTGCATTCGTGGCCATAGAAAAATTGTGTATTATTTCACTGCAAACTCAGGTGTTTCCAGGCGATTGCCTTTCTGGTCATATACTGCGAAATTAAATCCATCCTGGATGCAATAGGCACCATATTCTCCTTTTTTATTGATAGCGATAAAGCCTACCTGAATATCTTTAAGGTTTTTATTTCTTCTCTGGTTGATCTTTACAATTCTATCTACCGCTTCTTTACAAGCCTGTTGTGGACTTCTTCCCTGTCTCATCAATTCTACCACAAGATGTGTTCCTACTGTTCTGATCACTTCTTCCCCATGTCCGGTTGCTGTTGCAGCTCCCACTTCATTATCTACAAATAACCCTGCTCCGATAATAGGGGAATCTCCTACTCTTCCATGCATTTTGAAAGCCATTCCACTGGTTGTACAAGCTCCTGAAAGGTTTCCTTGCGCATCAAGAGCAATCATTCCTATGGTATCATGATTTTCAATATTAGCAATAGGTTTATATTTACTTGTTTTCAACCATTCTTTCCATTCTTTTTCGGATTCTTCCGTAAGAAGGTTTTCTTTTTTGAAGCCCTGTGAAAGGGCAAATTGTAATGCTCCGTCTCCTACCAACATGACGTGAGGTGTCTTTTCCATTACCCCTCTTGCTACGGAAATAGGATTTTTAATATGTTCCAGACAAGCCACTGAACCGATATTGTAATTATCATCCATGATACAGGCATCCAATGTTACCCTGCCATCTCTGTCTGGGCGTCCACCGTACCCAACACTTCTTTCTTTAGGATCTAATTCTACCAGTCGGACTCCTTTTTCAACCGCATCCAGAGCTTTTCCTCCTTTTCCAAGGATTGTCCAGGCTTCTTCATTGGCTTTGATCCCAAAATTCCAGGTTGAAAGAACGATAGGTTTATTGGCAACGGTATTGTTTTCAGGTAATTCTTTCGCCATTAGATCCAATGGATTTACAGCCAGTGCTGCTGTAGCGATTCCCAGTTTTTTGATAAAACTTCTTCGGTTATTATTCATTGTATATCAAAATTATAGTATGAACAAATCTAAAAAAAACTTCTCTGAAATCCTTAGTCTCGCTTAA
This Chryseobacterium sp. G0162 DNA region includes the following protein-coding sequences:
- a CDS encoding copper homeostasis protein CutC is translated as MSKIEIACFNPESAMIAFENGADRIELCSGLSEGGTTPDFESTKKLREKINIPIFVMIRPRGGDFTYSDNEFEQMKTDLTALKSLNIDGFVFGILDENDEVNKAQNKALIELASPLPCTFHRAFDRAKGLEESLEKVIECGFTTILTSGQKPNVSEGKENLKKLVTLSNGRIEILVGGGLRSSNIEEIRQATKAGYFHSSAITDGGSFANPDEVIALKNK
- a CDS encoding AEC family transporter, producing MVNFVLIAVCIIAGMIFKATKSIHPDAHKGINTWILYLALPAVSFKYLPKVQWTTEMLFPIAATFLVSVFCFFYVMFYSKSRGYSRRSRSTLELASGYSNTSFIGFPLISAFYGEGLLSIAIICDQTMFFALSTLGIIAAVKGGSKSGRVNAVFILKRLITFPPLIGCISALVLSQFIDLTVAEPLFDKLAATVSPLALFSVGLQLKFNGWKKLIPQMSASMLYKLILAPAIVLGMALLLGIKGDVAKITIFEAAMPTLVTSSIIAEQFRLNTKLTNLIIGVSIIVGFFTSAMWYEIIDIIF
- a CDS encoding beta-mannosidase; this translates as MRKTLLFAFLFIQNILFAQYSERSLSSENWQFKNSKDKNWFPAKVPGTVHLDLMANKLIPDPFKDENEKKVQWVENEDWDYQTNFDISFKDFDYDNIDLVFNGLDTFSDIYLNGKLLKKTDNMFRIWEIPVKEYLKQGTNLLQVKFKSAVNEGKERAKKVPFTMPESPRSFVRKAQYQFGWDWGPRLVTAGIWKDVKLEFWRNAKVNHIQVEQKSLTDSLAQVSFNMNIFAEEEGEYFTWFNLNRGMHKFHLNKGFNTIRLPYNIKNPKRWEPNGRGKPTVYTTKISLYKKGGRIIRDINVTYGLRDIELIQEKDEKGKSFYFKVNGNPLYIKGTNWIPADSFSPRITKEKYQKLIKAAKEANMNMIRIWGGGIYEDEEFYKACDENGILVWQDFMFAGSFYPADNEFLENVKEEVKDQVNRLQNHPSIALWCGNNEIDEAIVNWGYQKQFKYSKADSLQVWKDYKKLFHEVIPNTLKQSLTPDKNLYWPSSPSIGWGHKESLTEGDSHYWGVWWGEQPFEMYHEKVGRFMSEYGFQGMPTLATTKSMFSGVADLDLQNPTIKAHEKHARGWEIINKYMGRDYAIPTGFVKYNYVSQLLQARGMQIAIEAHRRAKPYNMGTLYWQLNDCWPVVSWSSIDYLGNWKAFHYQTKRSFEPVLISVAENSKAYEIYLISDVLKEIKADIKFELIDFEGKQLWKSNINKELKADVSEKILSINKADLAKFDVSKAVLKISLDSEDVKFEKLFFPAKPKDLKLSKPNITIKKISPTEIEVSTDVLAKDVYLIGDTHFSDNFFDLLPVTSKRITLSKSLDKVEVMSLFEIFEN
- a CDS encoding sulfite exporter TauE/SafE family protein; the protein is MENYILLFLIGLIAGALNAAAGGGSFITFPAFIYAGVPPIQANASSTVALFPGSLASAWKFKEYIQPFPNISITTMIIFTLLGGCAGGFLLLYTPSADFKLIVPWLLLLGSLAFAFGKQAGNWLRKRIKIGSGLVLGAQFILGIYGGYFGGAVGIMMMAVWALFGLSDIKIINANKTLFTGIANAAAVILFISAGKIYWPETCTMMVATILGGYFGAHFTKKLDPVKLRTGIIFFNFLITFVFFIKTFS
- a CDS encoding GxxExxY protein; translation: MTENELSYKIIGAAIEVHKNLGVGLLENAYETALAYELRTLGFNVKQQVALSLQYKEISIENAYKIDLIVEDKVIIEVKAVLELHPIFNAQVLTYLKQTNIKLGLLINFNSELIKHGIHRIVNKIIDA
- a CDS encoding isoaspartyl peptidase/L-asparaginase family protein, translating into MNNNRRSFIKKLGIATAALAVNPLDLMAKELPENNTVANKPIVLSTWNFGIKANEEAWTILGKGGKALDAVEKGVRLVELDPKERSVGYGGRPDRDGRVTLDACIMDDNYNIGSVACLEHIKNPISVARGVMEKTPHVMLVGDGALQFALSQGFKKENLLTEESEKEWKEWLKTSKYKPIANIENHDTIGMIALDAQGNLSGACTTSGMAFKMHGRVGDSPIIGAGLFVDNEVGAATATGHGEEVIRTVGTHLVVELMRQGRSPQQACKEAVDRIVKINQRRNKNLKDIQVGFIAINKKGEYGAYCIQDGFNFAVYDQKGNRLETPEFAVK